GGGGAATGCCACAAACCGCAGGGTTTCGCCGCGAGGGATTTCCCAAACCGGTCGACCTTTCCCGAAACGGAGGCGCCGCTACCCCTTCGGACGAGCAGGGACAATCCGCCAGGCGTGGGCGCTAAGCACAGAAACAGTGTCCCCGCACAAGGGTCTCCGGCCTGGCCTCACTGGTGGTTGCAATCGGAAATGAACCCTTTATTGGTTGCAATTTGATTTGCATACGTTTACGGTTGCAGAATGTTCGTCCTGACCATTGACCAAAGGAACAGCCAGGGGAGCGGAGACCGTGTTCCGGGGCTCCTGGCTGCCCTCGCTGAGCTGCCCATGGTGCTGCCCTTCGAACGCTCCGTTGGGGATGAGGTACAAGGGGTCTGCGCAAGTGCCGAGACCGCCGTCGACGCCGCTCTCCAGGTCCTCAGGAACGGGAACTGGTACGTGGGAATCGGCGTCGGACCGGTCCATGAACCCTTGCCGCGCAGCCCGCGGGAGGCCGGCGGGCCGGCCTTCGTTGCCGCCCGCCGAGCCGTCGACCGGGCCAAGAAAACCGGCGACCGGCCCGCGGTGGCGGTCGAAGGATCGCCCGGCGCCGCCGAGGCGGAGGCAGTACTCGTACTGCTGGGCCGCTTGATCGCCGAGCGGACAGAGTCGGAATGGCGGATCCTGCAACACGTCGAACCCGGCAAATGGGGAGCCCAGACAGGTGCCGCCCGTATGCTCGGCATCAGCTCCCAGGCAGTGAGTAAGGCCGTAGCGAGGGCGGGGTGGCAGGAGGAATGGGCTGCCCGGCCGGCGGCCGCCGTGCTGCTGCGGCGCGCGGATGACCTCGCCGTACCTCCGGGTGCGGGCGGGGCCGGCAGGGACGGAACAGATCCGGCAGGGATGGAACAGATATGAAGGGGGACCGGTAGTGGCTGTCCTGTGGGTTGCGCTTGGACTGCTGGCTGCAGCACTGCTCGGCTGGCCGGTGACCGCCGGCGTGCTCCGGCTTGCCCGTGACGTCGGCAACCCGCCGCCCCCGCCGCCTGCGGTCCTTCGCGGCGGACTGGCCATCGGAATGCTGGAACGCCTGGCCGTGGCCGCCGCCGTCCTCGCGGACGAACCCGTGGCGATTGCCTATGTGGTGGCGGTCAAGGGCCTGGGCCGCTACGCCGAACTTAAGGAAACCCCGGCAGCCGCCGAACGCTTCATCATCGGGACGCTGACTTCCATGCTCTGGGCCGCAGCCGTGGCCATGCCGATCCGGTTGTTCCTGCTGTAGCCTGCGTCACTCCTGCGGTTCGGTATCGGGGCATCCCGTAGGCTTGAGCCCATGAGTATTTTTGCAGTTGAGTATGTCTACGAAGCCGGTTCGGATGAACTCCGCAACGAGCACCGCCCCGCGCACCGCGGGTGGCTGCAGCAGCTGGCGGACGAGGGCAGGGTACTGTCCGCCGGAGCGTTTGCCGACGGCGCCGGAGCCCTGCTGCTGATGGTGGCCGAAGAGGAAAGTGATCTGCTCAACCTCCTGAAACAGGATCCGTTCGCCGTTGCGGGCGCCATCTCGGGGATGAAGACCACCGCGTGGAAGCCCGCCATCGGCGCTTTCACGGACCTTTCCTGATCCGGGCGCTCTAAGCCCTGAGTGATATCCGCCCCGGTGCCACCGAACAGGTCCGGGCCGGGGTGATAATAGGAAGGGCGCGTTGTCATACGCGCGTTTCACAGCCTAATACCTGCCGTTTCGGCACATGGAGGACGTTTTGACCTCGGTCAACCTTGGAATGCCAGCTGCACCGCCGCCCACGCTTGCGCCGCGACGCAAAACCCGTCAGATCAAAGTGGGCTCCGTCGGAGTCGGCTCGGACTCGCCCATCAGCGTCCAGTCCATGACCACCACCCCCACCACGGACATCAACGGCACGCTGCAGCAGATCGCCGAGCTGACGGCGTCGGGCTGCGACATTGTCCGCGTCGCCTGCCCCAGCGCCGACGACGCAGCCGCCCTGCCGATCATCGCGAAGAAGTCACAGATTCCCGTGATCGCGGACATCCACTTCCAGCCGAAGTACGTCTTTGCGGCCATCGACGCCGGCTGTGCAGCGGTTCGCGTGAACCCCGGCAACATCCGCAAGTTTGACGACCAGGTCAAGCAGATCGCCAATGCCGCCAAGGACGCCGGCGTCTCCATCCGCATCGGTGTCAACGCCGGTTCGCTGGATCCCCGGCTGCTGGCCAAGTACGGCAAGGCCACGCCGGAGGCCCTGGTGGAATCCGCCGTGTGGGAAGCGTCCCTGTTCGAGGAACACGACTTCCACGACTTCAAGATCTCCGTGAAGCACAATGACCCTGTGGTCATGGTGCGGGCCTACGAACTGCTGGCCGAACGCGGCGACTGGCCCCTGCACCTGGGCGTGACCGAAGCCGGCCCCGCGTTCCAGGGCACCATCAAGTCCGCCACCGCGTTCGGTGCGCTGCTGTCCAAGGGCATCGGTGACACCATCCGCGTCTCCCTCTCCGCTCCGCCGGTGGAGGAAGTCAAGGTGGGCAACCAGATCCTGCAGTCGCTGAACCTGCGCCCGCGCAAGCTCGAAATCGTGTCCTGCCCGTCCTGCGGCCGCGCCCAGGTGGATGTCTACACCCTGGCCGAGCAGGTCACCGCCGGACTGGAAGGCATGACCATTCCGCTGCGCGTAGCCGTAATGGGCTGCGTAGTAAACGGTCCCGGTGAAGCACGCGAGGCTGATCTGGGTGTAGCCTCCGGTAACGGCAAGGGACAGATTTTTGTCAAGGGCGAAGTCATCAAGACCGTCCCCGAGGACCAGATTGTGGAAACCCTTATCGAAGAAGCGATGAGGATCGCGGAAGAGATGGGGGAACCCGAGGGTGAGGATGCTGGGACGGGTGGCCCCATGGTTACCGTCAGCTAAGCCGGCGAACACGGTCCGCAGCGCCGCCACGAGTGCGGCGCTGCGGATCCTGCGCGACGAAGACACCGTAGCGCTGTGGGACTTGGCCGCCGCCGATCCGGTGGCCAATATTTTTATGCTCTCGCACTTGGAGACCACCCGTACCGCCGCGCCCACCTCGGCAGGGGGCCGCATTGTGGGGGTGTTCGACGGCGGCACCCTCATCGGTGCCTGCTGGGCGGGCGTCAACGTGGTCCCCGTGGGCCTGGACGCCGATACCGGGCCGGAGGTTGGCAGCTACCTTGCCCGGTCCCGGAACCGCTTCTCCTCCGTCTTCGGCCCGTCGGAGGCCGTGCTCTCCATCTGGTCCCAGCTGCGGCAGTCCTCCCCGGAGCCTTTTGATGTCCGCCCCGATCAGCCTCTGCTGCAGATGACGGCGGAATCCGGCGTCGCCCCGGCACCCGGGCTGCGCGCCGCACGTCCCGGTGACCTGGATGTGCTGCTGCCGGCGTGTACGGCCATGTTCGAGGAAGAGGTGGGGTATTCGCCCGTCTCCAACGGAGACCGGCATTACCGGCAGCGGGTGAAGAACCTCATTGACCGCAGGCATTCCCTGATGGATCTCGACGCCGCCGGGCAAGTGGTCTTCAAGGCGGAACTGGGCACAGTGTCCAGCCAGGCCGTGCAGGTCCAGGGGGTCTGGATGAACCCGGCGTACCGCGGACGGGGCCTGAGCCGCTCCTACATGTCCGCCGTCGTCGCCGCCGCGCTGGACATTGCCCCCATCACCAGCCTGTACGTGAACTCCTACAACGCGCCCGCCCGCGCCACGTACGAGGCCGTCGGCTTTGAGCAGGTGGGCACCTTCGCCACCGTCCTGTTTTAGCCCCCCGTTTTCACGGCCTGATTCCGGCTGCGCCGTAGGCTCTGGCACACGCACGGGCTGCCCTGGCTGCCCGTCACCTACGACAAATGGGGGAACCAGATGGATAAGACAAGGACCCGTTATGCCGGTTTCACGCGTGCCGGAGGGTTCCGTGCCGGAGGGTTCCGTGTCGGAGCTTTCCGTGCCGGAACTTTCCGTGCCGCCGCCGCAGGACTGGGGGTAACGCTTGCCTTCGCGCTGACCGGATGCGGCGACGGGGACGACGCGGAAGAACGGTCCAAGCCTGCAGCATCCGCGTCGGAGAAGTCCGCCAAGCCCGCCCAGTCCTCCCAGCCTTCGAGATCCGCTGCAGGGCCCGGCACCGGCGGC
This Arthrobacter sp. zg-Y20 DNA region includes the following protein-coding sequences:
- a CDS encoding MarR family transcriptional regulator yields the protein MFVLTIDQRNSQGSGDRVPGLLAALAELPMVLPFERSVGDEVQGVCASAETAVDAALQVLRNGNWYVGIGVGPVHEPLPRSPREAGGPAFVAARRAVDRAKKTGDRPAVAVEGSPGAAEAEAVLVLLGRLIAERTESEWRILQHVEPGKWGAQTGAARMLGISSQAVSKAVARAGWQEEWAARPAAAVLLRRADDLAVPPGAGGAGRDGTDPAGMEQI
- a CDS encoding YciI family protein, which translates into the protein MSIFAVEYVYEAGSDELRNEHRPAHRGWLQQLADEGRVLSAGAFADGAGALLLMVAEEESDLLNLLKQDPFAVAGAISGMKTTAWKPAIGAFTDLS
- the ispG gene encoding flavodoxin-dependent (E)-4-hydroxy-3-methylbut-2-enyl-diphosphate synthase, which encodes MTSVNLGMPAAPPPTLAPRRKTRQIKVGSVGVGSDSPISVQSMTTTPTTDINGTLQQIAELTASGCDIVRVACPSADDAAALPIIAKKSQIPVIADIHFQPKYVFAAIDAGCAAVRVNPGNIRKFDDQVKQIANAAKDAGVSIRIGVNAGSLDPRLLAKYGKATPEALVESAVWEASLFEEHDFHDFKISVKHNDPVVMVRAYELLAERGDWPLHLGVTEAGPAFQGTIKSATAFGALLSKGIGDTIRVSLSAPPVEEVKVGNQILQSLNLRPRKLEIVSCPSCGRAQVDVYTLAEQVTAGLEGMTIPLRVAVMGCVVNGPGEAREADLGVASGNGKGQIFVKGEVIKTVPEDQIVETLIEEAMRIAEEMGEPEGEDAGTGGPMVTVS
- a CDS encoding GNAT family N-acetyltransferase yields the protein MAPWLPSAKPANTVRSAATSAALRILRDEDTVALWDLAAADPVANIFMLSHLETTRTAAPTSAGGRIVGVFDGGTLIGACWAGVNVVPVGLDADTGPEVGSYLARSRNRFSSVFGPSEAVLSIWSQLRQSSPEPFDVRPDQPLLQMTAESGVAPAPGLRAARPGDLDVLLPACTAMFEEEVGYSPVSNGDRHYRQRVKNLIDRRHSLMDLDAAGQVVFKAELGTVSSQAVQVQGVWMNPAYRGRGLSRSYMSAVVAAALDIAPITSLYVNSYNAPARATYEAVGFEQVGTFATVLF